The genomic region ACTGTTTGCCGAGGTAGGGGGCATGGGGCCGCTTCGCCGCAAAAGCGAGCAGCTGACGGCCTACCTAGAGTTTCTCATCCACCGCCTGGAGCTACCCGCATCTCGGCTGGAAATCATTACGCCCACCGATCCGGCCGCCCGTGGCTGCCAGCTTTCGTTGCTGGTGCACCAAGGCGGACGCGAGTTGTTCGACCACCTCACGCAGGCCGGTGTGGTAGGCGACTGGCGCGAGCCCAACGTGATTCGGCTGGCCCCGGTACCCTTCTACAACTCGTTTGCCGACGTGCAACGGGTAGGCGAAGTACTGGCCGCCTGGGCCGCCCAGTAGCATGAGCGCAAGAAAATTCAGGCATTTGTTACCAATTCAGCCCAACTTGCGTTCAGTGTATTAGCAACTTAGCCGTTGCTTTTTGGCGTGAAACAGCTGTAAAAGCCACTGCACGCCGAGTTGAGTTTATCCTTTTTACTTACCCGTTTTCACTACCCCAATGGCTGAAGACTACGCGGCCAAGATGGGCCGCAAAACCGACGCCGAACTGCGCCAGTACGTCGACCATTACTCTGATTACCAGGAGGAAGCCGTATTGGCCGCTCTCGACGAGCTGGAACGACGCGGCCAGGAAGTGGCCGCCGCCGGCGCCATTCGCACGGACGTACAGCCTGTAGTGGCGCAGCGCGCCGCCGAGGCAGCTACCATTCGAGCGGCCGAGGTAGCCGCCGTGGCAGAGCCAGAACAAGTGGCGGGCCCCGAGCTGTATTCACCGGCTACTATTGCCATCTTCTCCGTCATGTTTTCTTTTCTGGCGGGCGGAATACTGCTGGCCATCAACTTGTTTAAGCTGGACAAGCAGAGCAAGGCGTTGCGTCTGCTGTTGTTTGTTGTGCTGTACCTGCTGGGCAGCTCCTATTTGCTGCAGTGGGCGGTGTTGCAATTTGGCGAGAGTGCCAAGTGGATCAGTGCCGCCGTTAATCTGGGTGCGGTAGTAGCGTACCTATGGTTTTTTTGGCCCCGCTACGTGGGGCAGCGCTCCTACCTTAGCCGGGGCTGGCTACCGGCACTGGTGGTGTGCTTGCTGGTTTTTGGGGCCCTGTATTGGCTGATGCTACCGCTGATGGGGCAAATGAGTGGCGCTACGCTACCATAGCAGTTCCAACGAGCCGCTTTATGCCCCTTACCCTGCTTCCTTTGCCGCACGCCGAAATCTGGCTCGACGAGCATTTCCTACCCCCTGCTACCGCCGATGCCTTGTTGCACGAGTTGGAGCACACCATTGAGTGGCGTCAGGAAGCTATCCGGCTTTATGGCCGCGAGGTGCTCCAGCCGCGCCTCACGGCCTGGTACGGCGACTCTGCTGCTACCTACTGCTACTCGGGCTTGCAGCTTACCCCCCAGCCCTGGACGCCGGTGTTGCAACAGGTGCGCGTGCAGCTGGAAGCTGCTACCAACTCTACCTTTAATAGTGTGCTGCTCAACCTCTATCGGTATGGCCAAGACAGTATGGGCTGGCACGCCGACGACGAGCCAGAATTGGGCCAGATGCCCGTTATTGCCTCTCTGAGTCTGGGCGCTACCCGCCGTTTTCGGCTGCGCCCCCGCGATGCTCGCATTACACCCCACGCTCCACTTTCGCTTGATTTGCCCTCGGGCAGCCTACTGGTGATGCGCGGCCCTACCCAACAATACTGGCTGCACGCCGTGCCGAAAACTGCCCGGCCCGCAGGTGCCCGCCTTAACTTAACCTTTCGGCTGATTGTGCCTTCTACAATGCCTTTGCGCTAGTACCGTATTTCGGGGTGCCCAAAAAGGTTTATGTCCACATCCTGGCCAATGCTATACGCACCTATTTGTAGTTGCTTATCCATCGTTTGCGGGTGTATAGTTGGCACCACTGCCGCAGTCGATGCTTGCTCTTCCATCAGCAACGCTGTCCAGATAATAGCCGACCACGTGAGGTAGGTGGCAGCAGCCAACGATGAATATGCCTGCGGTACAGACTGATGCGGGAAGGAGGCAACTGGCTGAGTAGAAACTGACATAGGAACAGGATTACAGGTTCAATCTATACCGTAACCGTACGACATACCCCAGCTACCCGGATTTCACTTATGCCCAAATAAATTGTACTACTCGGTGAGTACCATTTCTTACCCGACAAACGACGCTATTTCATAACCTTTTACCTTCACCGCTCCATTCCATTTTTTCACTGCCTGTATGTCCGCTCCTGCTTTTGCTGCTTCCTCCGAACCACTTACTATTATTGGCGGCGGCTTGGTCGGCTCTTTACTTGCCCTCTACCTGGCGCGGCGTGGCCATCAGGTAGCCATCTACGAGCGGCGGCCCGATCCGCGCTATCAGGAAGCTGCAGAGGGACGCTCCATTAACCTGGCCCTCTCCGACCGGGGCTGGCGGGCATTGGAAGGCATTGGCGTGCAGGATGATGTTCGCCGGGTGGCCCTACCCCTCTACAAGCGCGCCATGCACAGCATAGATGGGCAGCTCACCTATCAGGCGTATGGGCGGGAAAACCAAGCCATCTACTCCGTCTCGCGCGATGGGCTCAACCGCACCCTGCTCGACCTGGCCGAGGCGCATCCCAACATCACGCTGCATTTCAACCAGCGGTGCCTGGAGGTAGACCTGCACCAGCGCCAACTAACGATGCGCGACACCACCACCCAGCAAACGCACGTGCTTACCTACCACCGGCTGTTTGGTACCGATGGTGCTTTCTCGGCGGTGCGCGGGGCCATGCAGAAAACCGAGCGCTTCAACTACTCCCAGAGCTATCTGGAGTATGGCTACAAGGAATTGCAGATTGTGGCCGGTACCGCTGGTAAGTGGCAGCTCGACAAGGAGGCCCTGCACATCTGGCCGCGCGGGCAGTACATGATGATTGCCCTACCCAATCTCGACGGCTCTTTCAACTGCACCCTGTTTTTCCCCTACGAAGGCGAAACCTCCTTTGCGGCCCTGCAAACCCCGGCACAGGTGCAGGCCTTTTTTGAGCGCGTGTTTCCCGATGCGGTACCGCTCATGCCCAATCTGCTACCCGAGTTTGCTCAGCACCCCACCAGCTCACTCGTCACGGTGCGGTGCTACCCCTGGTCGTACCAGGGCGAGGTAGTACTGATTGGGGATGCCTCGCACGCCATTGTGCCCTTCTACGGTCAGGGTATGAATGCGGGCTTCGAGGACTGCACTGTACTCGACCAGCTCCTGACGGAGTTTGCCGGCGATTGGGACACGGTTTTTGCCGAGTTTCAGCGCCGCCGCAAGCCCGATGCCGACGCCATGGCCGACCTGGCCGTGTACAACTTCCAGGAGATGCGCGACCGGGTGGCCGACCCGCGCTTTTTGCTGCAAAAGAAAATCGAGAGTAAAATTTCGGCGCAATACCCCGACCAGTGGCTGCCGCTGTACTCGCAGGTCACGTTTTCGCACACCCCCTACGCGGAAGCGCTGGCCAATGGCACCCGCCAAGAGCAAATTATGCAGCGCCTGATGCCGCTCATTCACACCGAGGCCGACTACGACACACCCGCCGTGCAGGCGCTGGTGCAGCAGGAAATGGCACAGCTGGCCTAGCAAATCAGCTTGGTCTTTCTCTTCTGCAGACATAGCTACGGTTGCCGTTTTTAGCCGTAGAAATACGCTATTGCATATAATTCTGGCCGGTTAATTGCAACTACACGCTGTGAATAACGATGGGTTTCTCGGCGAAATAATATTTTCTATAGGCGAATTGTACCTTTACCTAGTCAAACGTTAGCCGGCTCGTTAGGCCGTCCATAGTTTTTTGTGTATGCCTACTACTCCTACCCTTTCCTGTCTTATTGTAGATGATGACCCCGTCAACCGTCTGACGCTAGAGCATTACATTTCTCTCACAGACTCACTCTCGCTTACGGCTTCGCTTACTGACGGGCTGGAAGGCCTCACCTTTTTTCGCACTGGAAATCAAGTAGATATATTATTTCTAGACGTGCAGATGCCTCAGCTTAATGGCCTAGAGCTGTTGCGAGTGCTGCCCGACCCACCGCTGGTTATTCTGACTACGGCGCACGAGGATTTTGCCGTCGATGCTTTCAACCTGCAGGTGACGGACTACCTAGTGAAGCCGTTCGATTACGCCCGTTTCAGCCGGGCCGTGCAGCGTGCGCAGCAGCAGGCCGGCACTCTTGCTCAAGCGCCTACTACCCAAGCTTCGGCTCTGCCTGATTCCGACCTATTTGTGAAGGTCAACAACAAGATGGTCCGCATCAATTTTGATGATGTGCTCTATGTAGAGGCACTTTCCGACTACGTTATCATCGTGACGGACAAGCAGAAGCACATTGTCTATACCACGCTCAAGGCCTTTGTAGAGCGCCTACCCTTCGACCACTTTGTGCGCGTGCACCGTTCCTACATCCTGAACCTACGACGGGTAGAGGCCATTGAAAACAACATGGCGCTGATGCCCGGCGGTCAGGAAGTGCCCATCAGCAAATCGTATCAGGACATCGTTTTCCGGAAAATCAACCGCATCTAGCAAACCGGATTCTACCCAAGCAAAGGCCCGTTTCATCGCAATGAAACGGGCCTTCTGCTTAAACGAAGCTGTATATACTTAATAACCAGCGGCCAGCAACTCCGCTACAACCGTCGCAGTAGTATCGAGAAGCGTGGCAGTTGCCGCTTGCAGAGTTGCTTCCGCAGGACGGTCGGCGGGGGAGGCATGGGGGTAAGACTCCAGCAAGCGTACCGATTCCTCGGTGGTGGTCACGGCCAGCAGTTTCAGCGTGGGTTTTAGGCGATGCGCTATTTCGGCGGCCGTGGTCCAGTCGGATACGGTGGCAGCGGCCTCCAGCTGCTCCAGGGCCGGCGGGGTATGCTGCAGGAAAGTGGCCAGGATTTTCCGCACGAAGTTTTCGCTGCCGTGGGCTGCTTCCTGCAGCTGTCCCAGATGGTAGAGCGGCGCGGTGGGTGCGCTGCGTACGGCGGCCATCTCGGCTGCCGCTTCCACGGTGCGCCCCAGTTGGGCCGCAATCTTCAGGAACAAGTCGCGCTCTTCAAAGGGCTTGAGCAGGTAGTCGTTGATGCCGGCTTTGTGGTATACCTCGTGGTCGGAGCGCATGGCGTTGGCCGTGAGGGCAATAACGGGCAGCACGGCCTTTAGCGGGTCGGCGTGCTGCCGAATCAGGCGGGTAGCATCCAGGCCGCTCATGCCGGGCATCTGAATGTCCATCAGCACCACGTCGTACATGTGCTGGTCCAGGAGGGCCAGCGCTTCCGGGCCGCTGTCGGCGGCGTCTACCTCAAAGCCCCAACCCTGCAGAATCAACAGGGCCAGCTGCTGGTTCACGGGGTGGTCTTCCACCAAAAGCACCCGTGTGCCGTGCAGGGTAGCATAGTCAGGTAGGGCGGGCTCGGCGACCAGGGCCAGTTGCTGGGCTTTGGGCAGCGTGAGCACCAGGAAAAACGTGCTGCCACGGCCGGGCGTGCTTTCCACCCACAGCCGCCCGCCCAGTTGCTCTGCCAGGCGCCGGCTGATGGTGAGGCCTAGGCCCGTACCTCCGAAACGGCGGGTGGTATCGGTGTAGGCCTGCCGGAAGCTCTCGAAAATAGCTTCCTGCTTTTCGGCCGGAATGCCAATACCGGTATCCGTCACCTGAAACTCGATGCTGAGCTTCTCGGGCGTGTCGTGCAGCACGCGGCCAGTCAACTCCACAAAGCCCCGGTCCGTGAATTTGATGGCGTTGCTGAGTAGATTCAGCAAGATCTGATTCAGGCGGAATGGGTCGCCTACTACCACGGGCTCGGGCAGGGTAGGCGGCTCTACAAAGAAGCGGATGCGCTTCTCCTCGGCTTTATACGCCAGTGTTTGAGCCGCCCCACGAATCGATTCGATGATATCGAAGGGGATTTCTTCCAGATGCAGTTGGCCCGACTCAATCTTAGCAATATCCAGCACATCGTTGATAACCGCCAGCAAGTGCCGCCCCGAGCTTTGAATAATATTGAGGTGGTCGCGCTGCGTTGTTTGCAATTCTGTTTTGGCCAGCAGCCCGGCCATACCCAAAATTCCGTTGATGGGCGTGCGGATCTCGTGGCTCATGTTGGCCAGGAAGTTTTCCTTGGCTCGCGCCGATTCCTCTGCCTCTTCTTTGGCCCGCTTCAGCTCCTTTTCTATCAGGATGCGGTCTGTTACGTCTTGCCCATACACAATCACGTAGGGCTCGTGGCCGGCTTCGTCTACCCGGGAGTTGCTGTAGAGCATAAAGCGCCGCTCGCCCGTTTGCCCCATCAGCGTCATCACGCCGCGCTGCTCGCGCTGCTGCGTCATGACGGCCAGGTAGGCGTCCATCTCGGCGTGCAGCTCCAGCGGCGACACCAGGTGCAGGCGCTTGCCCACCAGCTCGTCGGCGGGGTAGCCGGTCATGAGCGCGGCCGTGGGGTTAAGCGTCAGGATGCGGCCTTGCAGGTCGTGCGTGCAGATGAGTGCCTGGCTGAATTGCATCAGGTCGCGGTACTGCTTTTCGCTGCGAATCAGCGTTTCGCGGGCCAGGCGTGCTTCCGTGATGTCCGTACTCACGCCCAGCACGCTAACCGTACCATCGGCCCGGCGCAGGGGGCGCTTCACGGACCGCAGCCAGCGAGTTTCACCGTTCCGCAGCGTTACGGACACTTCCACGGTTTGCTCTTCCTCCGTCTCGATAATCCGCAAATCGTCCTGCGCTACGCGCCGCAGCTCGCGCCAAATTATCAGGTCTTCTGGCGCCACTTCCGCTTCTGTAAGGCCCACCAACTCGATGTGTTTGGTGGTTTGCAGGAAATCCTTCATCGATTGGTTCATGAAGGAAAGATGGGTGTTGATGTCGCGCACGAAAATGTAATCGGGCACCGTATCTACCACCTGTTGCACAAAGGCCTGCTGCTCTTGCAAGCGGGCTTCGCTTTCCCGCAGACGGTTTTCGGCCAGGTAGCGCTCCGTAATGTCGAGGCCGTAGCCCAGTAGCAGGCGCAGGGAGCCGTCGGGATTATAGGCGGGCAATACGTTGCGTAGCGCCCGTCGCTGGCCCCGGCTACCTTCCACCGATTCTTCCCACTGCACAATCTGCCCCGTAGTGAGGGCCTGCTCGAAACGTGCCTGGCGCTCTTCGGCCAAAGCCATGGGGCGCTGTCGATATTGGCAGAGCTCGAAGTCGTTGCGGCCAATCACCCACTCGCGCACTT from Hymenobacter aerilatus harbors:
- a CDS encoding PAS domain-containing hybrid sensor histidine kinase/response regulator, giving the protein MASSSTSDLTTAELLAQLEQERTARQRAEQRVAELEQLCATAPSALDLGQLPQLNPNPVWRRSAAAETLFLNRAAKTLRQRAEEAGCLPQLEELMQQAVAQALASDKVVQQEIVLDAHHYLLFVVPSCNEQYADAYLTDITQGKDAERQMQQQREFYETILNLLPVDIAVFDPERRYLFVNPAAIASKEVREWVIGRNDFELCQYRQRPMALAEERQARFEQALTTGQIVQWEESVEGSRGQRRALRNVLPAYNPDGSLRLLLGYGLDITERYLAENRLRESEARLQEQQAFVQQVVDTVPDYIFVRDINTHLSFMNQSMKDFLQTTKHIELVGLTEAEVAPEDLIIWRELRRVAQDDLRIIETEEEQTVEVSVTLRNGETRWLRSVKRPLRRADGTVSVLGVSTDITEARLARETLIRSEKQYRDLMQFSQALICTHDLQGRILTLNPTAALMTGYPADELVGKRLHLVSPLELHAEMDAYLAVMTQQREQRGVMTLMGQTGERRFMLYSNSRVDEAGHEPYVIVYGQDVTDRILIEKELKRAKEEAEESARAKENFLANMSHEIRTPINGILGMAGLLAKTELQTTQRDHLNIIQSSGRHLLAVINDVLDIAKIESGQLHLEEIPFDIIESIRGAAQTLAYKAEEKRIRFFVEPPTLPEPVVVGDPFRLNQILLNLLSNAIKFTDRGFVELTGRVLHDTPEKLSIEFQVTDTGIGIPAEKQEAIFESFRQAYTDTTRRFGGTGLGLTISRRLAEQLGGRLWVESTPGRGSTFFLVLTLPKAQQLALVAEPALPDYATLHGTRVLLVEDHPVNQQLALLILQGWGFEVDAADSGPEALALLDQHMYDVVLMDIQMPGMSGLDATRLIRQHADPLKAVLPVIALTANAMRSDHEVYHKAGINDYLLKPFEERDLFLKIAAQLGRTVEAAAEMAAVRSAPTAPLYHLGQLQEAAHGSENFVRKILATFLQHTPPALEQLEAAATVSDWTTAAEIAHRLKPTLKLLAVTTTEESVRLLESYPHASPADRPAEATLQAATATLLDTTATVVAELLAAGY
- a CDS encoding alpha-ketoglutarate-dependent dioxygenase AlkB family protein, giving the protein MPLTLLPLPHAEIWLDEHFLPPATADALLHELEHTIEWRQEAIRLYGREVLQPRLTAWYGDSAATYCYSGLQLTPQPWTPVLQQVRVQLEAATNSTFNSVLLNLYRYGQDSMGWHADDEPELGQMPVIASLSLGATRRFRLRPRDARITPHAPLSLDLPSGSLLVMRGPTQQYWLHAVPKTARPAGARLNLTFRLIVPSTMPLR
- a CDS encoding FAD-dependent oxidoreductase, translated to MSAPAFAASSEPLTIIGGGLVGSLLALYLARRGHQVAIYERRPDPRYQEAAEGRSINLALSDRGWRALEGIGVQDDVRRVALPLYKRAMHSIDGQLTYQAYGRENQAIYSVSRDGLNRTLLDLAEAHPNITLHFNQRCLEVDLHQRQLTMRDTTTQQTHVLTYHRLFGTDGAFSAVRGAMQKTERFNYSQSYLEYGYKELQIVAGTAGKWQLDKEALHIWPRGQYMMIALPNLDGSFNCTLFFPYEGETSFAALQTPAQVQAFFERVFPDAVPLMPNLLPEFAQHPTSSLVTVRCYPWSYQGEVVLIGDASHAIVPFYGQGMNAGFEDCTVLDQLLTEFAGDWDTVFAEFQRRRKPDADAMADLAVYNFQEMRDRVADPRFLLQKKIESKISAQYPDQWLPLYSQVTFSHTPYAEALANGTRQEQIMQRLMPLIHTEADYDTPAVQALVQQEMAQLA
- a CDS encoding LytR/AlgR family response regulator transcription factor encodes the protein MPTTPTLSCLIVDDDPVNRLTLEHYISLTDSLSLTASLTDGLEGLTFFRTGNQVDILFLDVQMPQLNGLELLRVLPDPPLVILTTAHEDFAVDAFNLQVTDYLVKPFDYARFSRAVQRAQQQAGTLAQAPTTQASALPDSDLFVKVNNKMVRINFDDVLYVEALSDYVIIVTDKQKHIVYTTLKAFVERLPFDHFVRVHRSYILNLRRVEAIENNMALMPGGQEVPISKSYQDIVFRKINRI